CGAGATAAATAGTTCTACCAGGAACGACATGCCTACAATGGCTACCAGCGCGATAATGAACGCTTCCATTTTCCGGATGCCGTAACGTTGTAATACAAGCAGCAGGAAAGTATCCAACACCGTAAGACCGACGCCCCACATAAGCGGAATGCCTGTTAGCAGCTGTAAACCGATCGCCATACCCAACACCTCGGCGAGATCCGTGGCGGCAATGGCGACTTCCGCCAATATGTACAATAAGAAGTTTACTACGGGTGGATATGTTTCCCGGTTGGCCTGTGCCAGGTCACGGTTACGAACAATGCCAAGGCGGGCGCTGAGGCTTTGCAGCAACAGGGCCATGAGGTTACTCATCAACAATACCCAGATGAGGGAATAGCCATATTTACTACCACCTGCCAGGTCGGTGGCCCAGTTGCCGGGGTCCATGTAACCCACACTTACCAAATAGGCCGGACCAAAAAATGCAAGCAGTGTGCGCCAGCGTGACCGGGGTTTAGTGGTATCCACACTTTGATGCACTTCGCTTAATGATGCGGCCGAGTTCTGAATCCTGCTCATAATGCTTCTGATCGTTTTACCGGGGATGGGCTGCCATGCGTTTACAGCGGCCTTACCAGTATATTTTTAGCCACCTGTTCACTGATCGTAAAGGCAGGCTGGTTCTTTATTTTGATTTCTACTGAATTGTCAAATTCATAGCGCTCTATCACTTCAATCTGCGTGCCCAGGCGAATACCCTTGGCCTTCAGGAACTCCAGCAGCGCCGTGCTCTGATCGTTGACCGCCGCTACTTCCAGGCGTTTGGCCGTGGCTTTGTCCAGCGGGTGATGCGGTCTCGTTTTATTCATCCGCCCCTGCGCGTCCGGTATAGGGTCGCCATGCGGATCGGTGGTGGGGTTACCCAGGAAGTCGCTCAGGCGGGTAGTCAGTTTCTCACTACGTACATGTTCCAGCTCTTCGGCCAGTTCGTGTACTTCTTCCCAGCTAAAGGCCAGCTTATCCACCAAAAAACACTCCCATAAACGATGCCTGCGGATGATTTGCAGCGCAATGCGGCGACCGTCGCCGGTAAGCGTAATGCCGCGGTACTTCTCATAATCGATGAGCTTTTTCTCCTTCAGCTTCTTGGCCATATCCGTCACCGAGGCCGGCTTCGTGTCCAACTCATACGCTATGGCGTTGGTCGACACGGTCTCCTGCCCCTCCTGTAGCTTAAAGATCGATTTGATATAGTTCTCTTCCGCGATCGTCAAATTCATAATACCTAAAATAAAATTTAGACAAATCTAAATATTCCGCCCGAATCATCCAACAAGCGGGCCTATTTTTTGTGTGGGTAGATGATAATCAAAAAGAATAATGTTACTTTTCCAGCCAATTAGCGACAAATTATGAGCAGAATCCGCATCCTGTTAGTGATCATGGCAGGCTTATTTTTAGCCTCCTGTAAAGACAAATCAAAAAAACCGGGAGACGAGGACCGTCCGCTCACCTTCGCGGAATTCAGCGAACTGTTTCCTGCGGCGAAGCTGCCTTATAAAGTTTCCATCGAAACGTTAAAAGAGAAAACGGCAGATTCCCTGGCCCTCAAACCCAAAGTAGCGGCCCAGTTCCTGCCCGATACGCTGACTGCGGGCGTATTCCAGAAAGAAAAGCCGCGCATCTACCCACTGGCCTATTTTAAAACAGACGATCTGCATTACGTCCTGGTAAAGGCGGCGGGCAAATCGTCCAGCGTAGCTTACATCTGCCTCTTTACACCCAAAGGCGCTTTCCTTAACAGGCTGCTGGCCGGACAGGTAAAGCCAGGTAATACAAAAGAGATCACCACCAATATCGACAACCGTTATAACATTAAGGTGAACACCGCTGAAAAACGCAGCACTAATTATACCGCTAACCGGGAAGATACCTATGGTGCCTACCCGGATGGCAACATTGCCCTCATTATGACCAACTCCACCGACCCGGGCAGCGGTGGATTATACAACCCGATCGATACGTTGCCGCGCACGCACAAAGTGTCCGGCGACTACACTTCCGGCGAAAGCAACCTGGTATCTATCCGCGACGGCGAAACGGCGAAGGAGTTCCTTTTCTTTATTTCCTTTTCGAAGGATAAGGGTGCCTGTCACGGCGAGCTGGATGGCACTGCAAGGTTCACCGGAGCCAATACGGGTCAGTTCCGTGATAAGAACAGTGAATGTATCCTGGAGTTTAAATTCTCCGCCGGCAGGGTAAGCATCAGTGAAACGGGGTGTGGGGCGTACCGGGGGATTAAATGTATGTTCGAAGGTAGTTTTGTGAAGAAGAAGGAACCGAAGAAAAAGAAAGCCTAATAATAATGAAAAAGGCCGCACTCTGACGAGGCGGCTTTTTTAATGTATAAACCCAGCGCGCTGGTAAAGATGATATTCAGAGACAGGTGCCATATGGATGTCTCGCGAAGCACCGGCAACAGCTTCCTATGCTGCAATCTGCTTTTATTTATACCCCAGGTACTTCCTCATCACTTTATCCTCCCCATAAATATCATCATAGAACTGCATCTTCCCCTCTATTCCTTCCGCAGTAAAGTAACGGAGATAGATAGCAATGCGGTTCGTCAGCGGTATTGCTTTTTTCTCCCCGCGATCTAACCAAACACGGATGCTGTCGTGCGACTTCGGGTCGTTGCGAACGAGGTAATGCGCCAGGCTATCCCACTGCTGCACCCGTACGCAGCCGTGGCTGAGGGAGCGAAAGGCATTGTTGAACAGGCGGCGGTTATTGGTATCGTGCAGGTACACGCTGTACTTATTGGCAAAGTTGAATTTCATGATGCCGAGGGAATTGTCCAGCCCGTCCATCTGCCGCAATACATAAGGGAAGTTACCTTTACCCAGTTTGCTCCAGTTGATCGAATCCGGACTTACCACCTGGTTGTCTTTATCTACGACTTCCAGGTTTTTGGATGCGAGATAACCGACATCTTTTTTGATGGCGGGCAGCATTTCTTTGAACACGATGCTGTATGGTACGCGCCAGTAGGGATATAGTACGAAATTCGTCATTGTACTATTCAGTATAGGCGTTCGCGTTCTGGGCGTACCTACAATGACGCGGGAGCTGAGTTGTAAGGTATCGTTCTCAAACACATCCATGCGGTAGCCGGGAATGTTTACCCATATGTAGCGGCGCGTCATGGTATCCGGCAGTTTACGCCAGCGGTCGAGGTTTAATGCTACCTGTGCCACCCAGTCGCTGGCAGGTCGGTTAAGGGCCTGCACCGTACGTTTACCGGCTACACCATCAGGATACATATTAAATTCCTTCTGGAACGCTTTCACCGCGGTTTTGATCACGTTGGTATCGATCACGACGCCGTTCGTATCCAGGTGCCGCGATTGTACCAGGCGATGGGCGAGGCGCATGCGGAAGTCGGCGGTGTCGGTATAAGTTTGCGGGAGGGTGTCCCAGGACAGGCTGCCGTATTGCTGCTGAAAGCTCACGAGGGCTTCCCTGAGCGAAACATAACCCTGGTGGCGTGGCTCCAGTTGATGCAGCACCGTCAGTACACGCCTGTCTGCCAATGCAGCGCTCAGCATTTCTACCATGGATGTATCTGAAAACGTGGAATCGGTGCGGAAGGTAACGCTGTCCCGGGGCGCTACCCCGTAGTGCAGGTGTGTCGCCAGTTTGAAGAACGCATCGGTGAGCATCACATCCATTTTTGCCCACAGTGCTGCGTCCTTACGCGCTTCTTTATTCGACTTCAATTGGTTGAGCCCTTCGAGTAAGGCCTGGCTGTGGTAGTGTGCGGGGACCAATCCGTAGTTGGCGGCCTCGCCGATGAGGCGGATGAGAGAGTCCATATTACTGCTCACCGCACCGCTTTTAGACCATTGCGCGGCGTTGCCTGTACGGCTGTAACTCATTTGCAGCGCGGATACACTTCGTACCGGCACGCTGTCTTCCATCTGGCCGTCATTGCCGGCCACATAATCCAGTCGTTCCGCAATATTTTCTTTGATCACTTCTTCCAGCTCACGTTCGTTCACCACGATCTGTTTCTCCCGGGGTGGAGTCTTTCGGTGACCACAGGCTGTTATAAACAAAACGAGTACGATCGGTAAGTGTCTGAGTATTTTTTTCATTTCCGTTAACAGCTGTATAGTTGGTGCAGCTAATGTAGGTCATTTGCAAATACCGTGCTGCACGAAATATGTTATTTTATACCCATACAACTAAAATGGGCCGGCGTACAGGTACACCGGCCCATTATTGGCCTTAACGTGTTATTGTGCGGCAGGCCGCTGCAACAACTTACTTACAACAATTCTTCTTCACGAACAGCGATTGTAAAAAACGCAGTATCCCCATCATCACTTTGGCCATTGTTATTTGTGTTTAAAGGCATTAAAAATGTTATGCTCCATCCTTACAGTAAAGGAATTAGGCATGTTGCGCACCATGTTGCCGGCCAGCTCCCAACGATAGGAAAGGTCGAGGCGGGTGGTGCTGTTAAAGATGAATTGCACGGCGGGTGCAATGTCTACATAATTCCCCTTTACCCCATTATCCACATTCGCCTTACCCAGGAACTCCACGTACAGGTTCATGTTGGTTTGCTCGTAGCTTTTGTAAGTAACGGGCAGGGTAAGGTATCCGAACGACAGGCTGTAATTCATCATATTACGCGAGAAGTTGTCGGTCAGGTTGTTTTTGATATTGTTGGTAAAGCGGTTATAGCCCAGGGTACCCGAAACGGCCAGCTTGTGTACCAGTTTAGTAGCGATAATGCCACCTGATACGCCGGAGGCATTGCCTTCCAGGTCCAGTTCGTCGTTGGCGAAGTTGAGCTCATTATGCTGCCCGTCCGCAGCCGGTACAAACGGATTATCGATCACCGACCCTTTCACGTAAGCGGCCATACGAAAATGCGAATGCGGCTCATCCTGTGAAAGGAAGCGGTATTTCGCGTATACGGACCCGCCTTCGAATCGGGTGCTTTGCTGCATGGCGTTAGACATATAGCCCGTAACGCGAACCATGAGCTGGCGATTGATGCCGTACATCAGTTCCGGTTCAAAGCGGAAGGCGTTGCGGCCATCGTGCTCCATTTTGAAAAACTTATTGGTAAGCCGCATACCGAGCGACTTTGCCGGCACGTTACTAGCCGGGTCACTGGATACGTACAGCTCCTGCGCCTGTGCCGCGATGGTAACACAGGTAAAGAACGCGATCAGGATTTTTTTCATGCGAGGCTATTAAATAGTTACATGGATCACGCGTTTGGAAGTAGCACCGGACTTGCAGCAATCGGCCATTGTACCGGTTTTGTAGCAGGCCATTTTTACCTGGCTGCTGTACTTCTTATATTCTTTGGCAGATACGAAGGATTTGTCGATCAGGGTAATGTCTTTTTCACCCTGCAACACCTGGTCTTTCACGTTTACGAAGTGTAAGGTCTGCCCTGCGAAAGGAACGTGAGCATCGTTACTCACTTTCACTTTGTTAAAGTCGGCCGTTACTACCACTTTGGCAACGAAGAAGCCGGCATCCTCCACCTTTTTGCTGATCGCGTCGAGATCAACGGTGGCGTTGGGCTTGAATACGAGGATAAAGGAAGTGGCATTCAGATCGGTGTCGATCTTATCAACGAAAGGCAAGGTTTCGAGCGACTTGAGGGTTGCGCGGGAACACATGGCGCAGGTAAGGCCGGATGCCTGAACGACTGCTTTTTTATATTGAGCCTGGGCGCCAAAGGCGATGGCGATAAAACTGATAAGTGCGATTATTTTTTTCATGACTGATTTATTTTTTCTGATAAGTAAATGGATACAATTACGCGCAGCCGAAGCCGCAGCGTTAACACATTAAACGTTGCAGAAAAAATCAGATCAGGAATACGCAGTTGCGCAGGAAGAGCGGCTGACTACCGACCGGGGGCGGCGCATGTTGCTGGTAGCTGAACTTCGCCGCCGTGGCTACGGTAATAGCCGGCGTTTGCAATACCGCTACCGGGAGGTCCAGGTCGAGCGGAAGCACGTTGTGGGAGAAAAATACTTTGGCTGCCTGGTGCGACTGGTCCACTTTCAGGAACTTGTGAACGTCCTTACAGCAATCGGCGCCCTTTGTACCGGGACGACCACATTTGCCGCAGGCGTCATCGTCTTCCGCATGCAGTTTTACAGATGCCACTTTGCCCATGCAATAATGCACGTTTACCGTAAAACCACTCGTGATGGCTACGTATAAAACGGCGATAAATATGGTGAGCAATTTCTTCATCTGGTACAAATGTAGGGTTTTTACTGTTAACGTATCTGTTAAACGGATGAAATCGCATGTTCCCGGGATGGCGCGTAAAGGAACAGCCGCCGAAGTGAGTGACACAACGGCGGCTGAAAAGAGTTGCTAAAGATGACTAAATCAATGATTTAGTTCACAAACCACCAGCGGATACCCAGGCGGAACGCAAAGTTGTTACGCGGATAAAGCGGGGCCGACATGTTGTTCTTCCACAGGAACGTGTTCAGGTTCTCACCGCGTACAAATGCGTTGAACGACTTGATGCGGAAGTGCACAAACGCGTGCACATCGGGGTAATTGGAGATGCGCTCCGTATTCTGGTAGAAGAACTGCCCAAGCAGCGGCGAATAATTATCGGCGTTGTAATCGGTATTGTAGCTGGCTTCCAGGCCGGTAACCAGGTTCAGGTTTTTGTAGAGTACATCTTCATAAGTGAAGCGGTGGCGCGTCCATACGGTAGGTAACTGTATAGGCGAATTGCCATGCAGCTGCTGAAAGGCCAGGTCGGCGTACCAATGCAGGTGATTGGCGGAAAAACGTTTGCTGAACACTACTTGTAACAGGTTAAACAGCGAGTTGAACTGCTGTGCCTCCGCGAAGTTGGAAAAGTAGTTGAACTTATTGAAAACAAAGTAATTAGCGGTCAGATCATACTGCAGCCGTTCGTTTCTGGCCGCGAACTGGAACTGGGTGATATTTTCCTTTCCGTAATCCACGGTGCTTTCCCAGGCTACGCGGTTGGTACCGAAATAGCGGTACACGTACGACGGTTCCCGGTTTACGTTGCGGAAACTCAGGCTCACATTGCCTAACATGGGATTGATGTAGCGGCTGAGCGTACCACTCACCACGTAATCGCCGGCGTTCTCGCCAAAGAGGTACAACTCACCTTTGGCTGACAAGTCCCACTTCTGGTTCTTCGTCTTATTCCGATATTCCCCGTGTATACTAAAGTTCTGGAAAGAGATGTTGCGACTGGTATCCAGGAACTCCCCTATCGTGTGATCGAACCTGGCCCCTGCACTGATAAAGTGCCCCAGGTTGCCCCGCACCGGGAACTGGATGAGCGACAGGTCGTTGGAGATCGTTCGCCAGAAGTGGCTGGCAAACAGCGTGTCGGTATCAGCAATATCGAACCCGTAATTGTTCTTGTAAAAATTACTGTCTACCTGCTGGTCGATAAACTCGTACCGCGACGACGTGTACGTGAGCGTGTGCTGCACCCGGAAGAACGGGTCATATTTATAATAATCGGTGGTATCGTTCACATGGACCGTATCGCCCTTGCCCCAGTCGTAGTGGTGCAGGAAGCGGATGCTCGCTTCTTTATAGGTATTTTTGGTAGAAATGGAATTGTTGAAGAACGAGAAGGACCCGCCTTGTCCGCCCAGGTTCACCGGTATGGTACGCCGGCGTTTGAAGTCTGGGTTGGTTAAGAAGGTATCGCTGGGGATGCCGCCGTTTTCGCCGCCGGTCAATTTGTTATTATAGAAGCTGGCGAAAGCGTGGTAACGTTTGTTCTTGCTATTGAAGCGGGCCGTGAGGCGTACACCGTTATGGTCTGTATTCTGATTTTTGAAGAAGCCGGGCGCACTTACCTTCCTGAACTCGAAGTTAAAGTTGAAACGCTCCGTACGGTTTTGCGTGTGTTGTGCATTGATCAACTGCTCCTGCATGTTGCCGATCAGGTATCCCAGCTCCGTGTACGGACGGTTGGTGTAGAAGAAACGGGCATCGTCGTGCGTGAAACGGTAAATATCGTAAGCGTGAAAACCAGCATCGAAGCCGGCCGTCATGCGGGGCGTAAATATCAGGTTACGGGCGGCGGATCCGCTGTTACCCAGGGTTACGTAGCTGTTGGGCACGCGTAAAAAGCTGCGGTACCAGTCGTTCAGTGACGAATCGAGCATAAAGTCCGTAGGCTCGCCGAGGTAGCGGTAGCGAATCGTGAGGGTATCGGGCTCATGCTCGTGACGGCTGGTGTCGCGTTGCATGGTACCTCCGCCGCTGCCCATACCGGAAAAGCGGCCGCTGTTAAACTGGGCCAGCAGGGTGTGGCTGCAAAATATCAACAGAATTATTATCCCTAATTGCCTCATCCTAAAGTTGCTACTAATTACAATTGTGCTATCAATTCCCTGAAAATCAATGTTAATTTGGGTTCTGCCGCATTGGCCGCTTCGAGCACCTCTTCATGTGTGATGGTATTCTCTTCTTCGCGGATGCCAAGGTCGGTGATCACACTCATGGCGAACACTTTTAGTCCGGCATGGGCGGCTACGATCACTTCCGGTACGGTGCTCATACCCACGGCGTCGCCGCCGATGATGTGCATGAACTTGTATTCGGCGCGCGTTTCGAAGGTGGGTCCCTGCACGCCCACATAAACGCCCGTATGTACGGGAATGTTATGAGCGGCGGCAATCTCTTTCGCTTTCGCGACGAGTGTTTTCGCATAAGGCTCGCTCATATCCGGGAAACGTGGCCCGAAGCTGCTTTCATTTTTTCCCCTCAGCGGATGCTCGGGTTGCAGGTTGATATGATCGGTGATGATCATGAGATCGCCTACGTTGAAGGCGGCGTTCATACCACCGGCGGCATTGCTGACGAGCAGCGTACTAACCCCCAGTTCCTTCATCACACGCACCGGGAAAGTAACCTGCTGCATGCTGAAGCCTTCATAATAATGGAACCTGCCGGCCATCGCTACCACCGGGCGACCTTTAATTGTACCCACGATCAGTTTGCCATGATGTCCTTCAACGGTAGCTACAGGAAAGTGCGGAATGTTACCATAAGGAATTTCCTTACGGTCGTCGATATCGTTTACCAGGTTGCCAAGGCCACTACCTAATATAATACCTGTTTCGGGCACCTGTGCGGCGAATTGCCTGATGTAGTCTGCCGCTTCCTTTATTTGCTGTATTATTCCGCTCATATGTGGGTTGACGCTAATTTAACATGTAGCCGGCCGCAGCGTCTGCTGCCAGCATGCGGGCAAAGTTAATCCTATAAACCATACTAAAAATCCTAAATCCGAAATATGGTTCTGATTTTCGAGCATAATACCCTATTTTAGCACCCAAAATTTAGTCCGATGAACTTACACGAGTACCAGGCGAAAGAACTGTTGAAAAAATATAATGTACCGGTACAGGAAGGTATCCCTGTAGATACCCCGGAAGCAGCGGCAGAAGCTTACAAGCAATTGAAGGTGCAGTTCGGTAACGAATTTGCGGTAGTAAAAGCCCAGATCCACGCAGGTGGCCGTGGTAAAGGTAAAGTAAGAGGCACAGAGCAACGTGGTGTAGCGGTAGGTAAAAATTCCGAAGACGTTAAAAAGATCGCAGGCAATATATTGGGCGGTACACTGGTAACCATCCAGACCGGCGAAGCGGGTAAAGTAGTAAATAAAGTACTGGTTGCACAGGACGTTTACTATCCCGGCGCTAACCCCGTAAAAGAGTTTTACCTCTCTATCCTGCTCGACAGAGCGAAAGGTCAGAACGTAATTATGTATTCTACCGAAGGTGGTATGGACATTGAAGAAGTGGCCCACAACACACCTGATAAAATATTCAAAGAGTGGGTACACCCAGGTGGTCCGCTCCAAGGTTTCCAGGCACGTAAAATCGCTTTCAACTTCGGTTTAAGCGGTGAGGCGTTCAAAAACATGGTGAAATTCGTAACCAGCCTGTATAACGCTTACGTTGGACTGGATTGCGCGATGCTGGAAATCAACCCGCTGTTCAAAACCAGCGACGAGAAAATTATCGCGGTTGACTGTAAAATGAACCTGGATGATAACGCCCTGATGCGCCATGCCGACCTGGAAGCGCTCCGCGACATCACCGAGGAAGATCCTACAGAAGTAGAAGCGAGCAAATTCAACCTGAACTACGTGAAACTCGACGGTAACGTAGGTTGTATGGTAAACGGCGCTGGTCTGGCCATGGCTACTATGGACATGATCAAACTGAGCGGCGGCGAACCTGCTAACTTCCTGGACGTAGGCGGTACTGCCAACGCACAAACTGTAGAAGCCGGCTTCCGTATCATCCTGAAAGATCCGAAAGTAAAAGCGATCCTCATCAACATCTTTGGTGGTATCGTTCGTTGCGACCGTGTTGCGCAGGGTGTAATCGATGCTTACCAGTCTATCGGTAACATCAACGTACCTATCATCGTTCGCCTGCAGGGTACCAACGCTGCCGAAGCGAAAGCGCTGATCGAAGAAAGCGGTCTGAAAGTACAGTCTGCCATCCTCCTGAGCGAGGCGGCTGCACTGGTAAACAAAGCAGTGACTGCGTAAGCTTCTTACGCCAAACGATAAACGAACGCCGCAGGACTTCCTGCGGCGTTTTCTTTTCCCCTGATCCACGTTTTTTCCCTATCTTCGGAACATCCATCCTGCCTTTATTATTTACTGTTTTATTTTTTGTTAGATGCAACGCATTCGCAGATTCTTTTTATTCTGTTCCGGCGCCCACATCCCTATGCTCGAGCGCGCACCGGTGGAAACCAACAAGTACGCAGGTATTGGTGGCACCATCTTTTTTACGGGTTTGCTGGCCGCTATTTCCGGTGGTTATGCCCTCTGGACTGTTTTTAACCAATGGTGGGCGGCGCTCCTGTTCGGCGCCGTATGGGGACTCATGATCTTTAACCTCGACCGGTACATCGTATCCAGCATGAAAAAGCGGGAAGGCTTTTGGGATGAATTTAAAATGGCCCTGCCCCGTTTGGTGCTGGCCGTGATTATCGCCATGGTTATTTCGAAACCGCTGGAGCTGAAGATCTTTGATAAGGAGATACAGGCGGAGCTGATCATCATGGAGCAAAAGACCTTCAAAATGCAGGAAGACAAGGTGAAGGAACGCTACCAGGCACGCATTACCGAATTGAATGCCGCTATTGACAAAGCAAAGAAAGAAGTAACCCAACAGGGCGGCCGCCGCGATACACTCATGTTACTCGCGCAACAAGAGGCCGATGGCACCGGTGGATCCCGCATCCGCAACCTGGGCCCTATCTACAAAGCAAAAAAGGCGGATGCTGATGCAGCCGGCAAATCTTACGATACCCTCAGCGCGCACAACCAGCAACTGATAACGCAATACCAGCAGGAAATAGCCGCTACAGATTCCACCATCAAAAACACCATCGCTGAACTAAAACGTGACCGGCTGGACGGATTTGCGTCGCGTATGGACGCCCTGGGCCATCTGACCGATGCGAGCGCGCCTATCCGGTATGCAAACTGGTTTATCATCCTGCTTTTTATCGCCATCGAAACGGCGCCGGTATTTGTAAAGCTCATCTCCCCCCGCGGACCGTATGACGATTTGCTCGAGCAGCACGAATATGCCTTCCTCGTACATAAAAAGGAACGCAAAGCCATGCTGGACATGGAGTCGGACGAACGGCTCACGATCGCCGGTGCAGAGAGTGAGCAGCGGGTAAAGGAAGTAACAGGATAATTTTTTAACCCGCTTTATGGAAATGGTACCTCGCCGTGCATCCTACAGGAAATAAGAACGGTATGAGACTGCCTATATGGATGGCCCTGTTGGCCACAATGCCTGCTTTTGCTCAAAAGCGCCAAACAGTAACTTCGAACGTCGATAAGGTGACAGTATTTTTATCCGGTGCACAGGTAACGCGCTCCGCCACCACCAGTTTGCCGGCCGGTACCACTACACTGGTGTTTCAACAGGTATCGCCGCAGCTGGAACAACGAAGCATACAGGTACAGGGACAAGGTGATTTCACCATCCTGTCGGTATCGCGTGAGTTGAATCTTTTAAAGACACAGCAAAAGCAGGAAAAGGTGCAGCAGCTGGAAACAGAGATACAAGTGCTGGAAGAAAAGCTTAACCGGGAAAGGAACGCCTTAGCGGTGTACCGGCACGAAGAAGAAATGCTGAACAAAAACCAGGACATCCGCAGTACACAGAACGGTGTTAAGACCGCCGATTTGCGGGAGGCACTCGACTTTCATCGCGCCCGCCTTGCCGAGGTGCTGGATAAACAGGCACAAGCTGCAAAAGCTGTATTGGTGACAGAAAAAGAATTGAAGACGATGCAGCAACAGCTGGTGTTGGTGAACAATCAGCACACACAGGCCACCACCGACCTGCTGGTAACGATATCTTCCAAAGAAAATATCAATGGCCGCTTTACCCTCAGCTACCTGGTAAAAAACGCTGGTTGGTACCCGCAATATGATTTAAGGGTGAAGGATATAAAACATCCGATGGAACTGGTGTACAAGGCAAACGTATACCAGTCGAGCGGGGAAGAATGGAAGAACGTGAAGCTGTCGCTATCCACCGGCAATCCGTCGGAGAATGGCACCAAACCAACGTTGCAGCCATGGTACCTGCGCGCATCGACACCCGATTACCAGCAGCTGAATGACGTAGTGGTGGTCGGTTATGGCGCGGCTAAAAGAATACGCGGCGTAGCAACTATGGAAGTGGCGGCAGCACCTGTAAAAGCAGAATTTAAAGAAGCCGAAGCACCAACGGTTGCGGTGTCTTACAGCGCTACGACCATTAACTTCGATATCGCCAATCCCTATACGATCGAATCGGATGGCAAACCGAATACCGTGGCTATTAAAGAGCAGGAAGTACCGGCGTTATATCAAT
This genomic interval from Chitinophaga horti contains the following:
- a CDS encoding DUF4407 domain-containing protein codes for the protein MQRIRRFFLFCSGAHIPMLERAPVETNKYAGIGGTIFFTGLLAAISGGYALWTVFNQWWAALLFGAVWGLMIFNLDRYIVSSMKKREGFWDEFKMALPRLVLAVIIAMVISKPLELKIFDKEIQAELIIMEQKTFKMQEDKVKERYQARITELNAAIDKAKKEVTQQGGRRDTLMLLAQQEADGTGGSRIRNLGPIYKAKKADADAAGKSYDTLSAHNQQLITQYQQEIAATDSTIKNTIAELKRDRLDGFASRMDALGHLTDASAPIRYANWFIILLFIAIETAPVFVKLISPRGPYDDLLEQHEYAFLVHKKERKAMLDMESDERLTIAGAESEQRVKEVTG
- a CDS encoding DUF4139 domain-containing protein, whose protein sequence is MRLPIWMALLATMPAFAQKRQTVTSNVDKVTVFLSGAQVTRSATTSLPAGTTTLVFQQVSPQLEQRSIQVQGQGDFTILSVSRELNLLKTQQKQEKVQQLETEIQVLEEKLNRERNALAVYRHEEEMLNKNQDIRSTQNGVKTADLREALDFHRARLAEVLDKQAQAAKAVLVTEKELKTMQQQLVLVNNQHTQATTDLLVTISSKENINGRFTLSYLVKNAGWYPQYDLRVKDIKHPMELVYKANVYQSSGEEWKNVKLSLSTGNPSENGTKPTLQPWYLRASTPDYQQLNDVVVVGYGAAKRIRGVATMEVAAAPVKAEFKEAEAPTVAVSYSATTINFDIANPYTIESDGKPNTVAIKEQEVPALYQYYAAPKLDKSAYLIARITGWESLNLLEGETSIYFEGMYVGKSQLGLQHAGDTLQVSLGKDKNITVNRTLQKDYSQRQFIGNYKTDTRNWEISVRNSKRDAVSIVLQDQLPVTTTKDIEINRVEVEGAQQDEITGLLTWKLEVEPGKEVKKHLKYAVKYPKAQVINLD